A single genomic interval of Pithys albifrons albifrons isolate INPA30051 chromosome 11, PitAlb_v1, whole genome shotgun sequence harbors:
- the TNK2 gene encoding activated CDC42 kinase 1 isoform X5, producing MQAEEGTDWLLELLTELQLQQYFLRIRDELNVTRLSHFEYVKNEDLEKIGMGRPGQRRLWEAVKRRKAMCKRKSWMSKVFSGKRPESELPPQAQSTFRKPPTPPPPEAGGQHSLTCLVRERDLSIFEKLGDGSFGVVRRGEWCTPAGKTLNVAVKCLKTDVLCQPEALDDFIREVNAMHSLDHRNLIRLYGVVLSHPMKMVTELAPLGSLLDRLRKNQGHFLISTLCQYAIQVAKGMAYLESKRFIHRDLAARNILLASNELVKIGDFGLMRALPKNDDHYVMQEHRKVPFAWCAPESLKTRTFSHASDTWMFGVTLWEMFTYGQEPWIGLNGSQILHKIDKEGERLPRPEDCPQDIYNVMLQCWAHKPEDRPTFVALRDFLVEAQPTDMRALQDFEEPDKLHIQMNDIITVIEGRAENYWWRGQNKRTLKVGQFPRNTVTSVAGLSAHDISQPLKNSFIHTGHGDTNPQHCWGFPDKIDELYLGNPMDPPDILGVDPSAARPTQLPGRAKRQPPPRPPQPTVLLTKPCYDPVSEEEEGLPGGLRKLCLKKPGTGKGLRPVKPSARVPGTKVGERQPGRLASEGPAGSEVTLIDFGEEVPQGSPSPVGELTAPSLAKLAMEAFSLLDKTPPQSPTRALPRPLHPTPVVDWDTRPLPPPPAYDDVAQDEDDFEVCSITSPPSRRGKTNYGFVDESERGPVLEDNLFLPPKETKRPSMTQTTELFEELQQECMKRLNVPLGQAAAPDDKPQIPPRVPIPPRPLRRNEPGRWSGDLSPASGGEEDRPPQIPPRDPLSQPTSRTPSPMALQVGSPQQRAALSSCLSTSPGKPMPTTQSFALDPKYATPKVIQAQGKDCSKGPCILPIVKDGQKVSSTHYYLLPERPAYLDKYEKFFKEAKSPEEVPAARQITTATVRPMVQQPLPDCKANFSSNNSNPGSKCLVKASCSLQKIVYDGPDVCRPADKIRLVQEMVHGVTTDECQTALQNHSWNVQRAIQYLKVEQLFCLGLKSRGECQRVLEMFDWNLEQASSHLLDPYSTARPKW from the exons ATGCAGGCGGAGGAGGGCACAGActggctgctggagctgctcaccGAGCTTCAGCTGCAGCAGTACTTCCTGCGCATCCGGGACGAGCTCAATGTCACACGCCTCTCCCACTTTGAGTATGTCAAAAATGAGGATCTGGAGAAGATTGGCATGGGACGTCCCG GCCAGCGGCGGCTGTGGGAGGCAGTGAAGCGGAGGAAAGCCATGTGCAAGAGGAAATCTTGGATGAGCAAG GTGTTCAGTGGGAAGCGCCCAGAGTCAGAGCTGCCACCCCAAGCGCAGAGTACCTTCCGCAAGCCCCCCACACCACCACCCCCCGAAGCTGGGGGCCAACACTCCCTCACCTGCCTTGTGCGGGAGCGAGACCTCTCGATCTTTGAGAAGCTGGGCGACGGCTCCTTTGGTGTCGTGCGTCGTGGCGAGTGGTGCACGCCTGCTGGCAAGACG CTGAATGTGGCAGTGAAGTGCCTCAAGACGGatgtgctgtgccagccagaAGCACTGGATGACTTCATCCGAGAGGTGAATGCCATGCACTCGCTGGACCACAGGAACCTCATCCGCCTGTATGGTGTGGTGCTCTCCCACCCCATGAAGATG GTGACAGAGCTGGCCCCGCTGGGCTCCCTCCTGGATCGACTGCGGAAGAATCAGGGCCATTTCCTCATCTCCACTCTCTGCCAGTATGCCATCCAGGTGGCCAAGGGCATGGCCTACCTGGAGTCCAAGCGCTTCATCCACCGTGACCTGGCTGCCCGCAACATCCTGCTGGCCTCCAATGAGCTTGTCAAGATTGGGGACTTCGGGCTGATGCGGGCCCTGCCCAAAAATGATGACCACTACGTGATGCAGGAGCATCGCAAGGTCCCCTTTGCCTG GTGTGCTCCTGAAAGCCTGAAGACACGAACCTTCTCCCATGCCAGCGACACCTGGATGTTTGGAGTGACCCTCTGGGAGATGTTCACTTATGGTCAGGAGCCTTGGATAGGCCTCAATGGCAGCCAG atcCTGCACAAGATAGACAAGGAAGGTGAGCGACTGCCAAGACCTGAGGACTGTCCTCAGGACATCTACAATGtcatgctgcagtgctgggcacacaaGCCTGAGGACCGACCCACCTTCGTGGCCCTGCGGGACTTCTTGGTGGAG GCCCAGCCCACTGACATGAGGGCACTGCAGGACTTTGAAGAGCCCGACAAGCTGCACATCCAGATGAACGACATCATCACGGTCATCGAGGGCAG GGCCGAGAATTACTGGTGGCGGGGTCAGAATAAACGGACCCTAAAAGTGGGCCAATTTCCCCGAAATACGGTGACCTCGGTGGCAGGGCTGTCAGCCCACGACATCAGCCAGCCGCTTAAAAACAGCTTCATCCACACAGGCCATGGAGACACCAaccctcagcactgctggggatTTCCCGATAAAATTGATGA GCTGTACCTGGGAAATCCCATGGACCCTCCTGACATTTTAGGTGTGGACCCAAGTGCTGCCAGACCCACACAGCTCCCAGGCAGGGCTAAAA GGCAGCCACCTCCGCGCCCACCTCAACCTACAGTCCTGCTAACCA AGCCTTGCTACGACCCAgtgagtgaggaggaggagggtctGCCAGGGGGTCTCAGGAAGCTCTGCCTGAAGAAGCCAGGTACAGGGAAGGGTTTGCGACCAGTCAAGCCATCAGCACGGGTACCAGGCACCAAGGTGGGCGAGCGGCAACCCGGAAGACTGGCAAGTGAGGGGCCGGCGGGCAGTGAGGTGACGCTCATAGACTTTGGGGAGGAAGTGCCCCAAGGTAGCCCCTCTCCAGTAGGGGAGCTGACAGCCCCATCATTAGCCAAGCTGGCTATGGAGGCCTTCTCTTTGCTGGACAAGACCCCACCGCAGAGCCCCACTCGGGCTCTACCCCGGCCTCTCCACCCCACTCCGGTAGTGGACTGGGACACCCGCCCCTTGCCCCCACCACCTGCCTATGATGATGTGGCACAGGATGAGGACGACTTTGAGGTCTGCTCCATCACCAGCCCCCCAAGCCGACGGGGCAAGACCAACTATGGCTTTGTAGATGAGAGTGAGCGAGGACCAGTGCTGGAGGACAACCTCTTCCTACCCCCCAAGGAGACCAAACGGCCCAGCATGACGCAGACCACAGAGCTCtttgaggagctgcagcaggagtgcATGAAGAGGCTCAATGTCCCCCTGGgacaggctgctgctcctgatgACAAACCTCAAATCCCACCCCGTGTTCCAATCCCACCTCGGCCCCTTCGCCGCAATGAGCCTGGACGCTGGTCAGGGGACCTTTCACCAGCTTCAGGGGGTGAGGAAGACCGGCCACCCCAGATTCCCCCCCGGGACCCACTATCGCAGCCTACCTCCCGGACACCCAGCCCCATGGCTTTGCAGGTGGGCTCCCCCCAGCAACGtgctgccctctcctcctgcctctccaccTCACCAGGGAAGCCCATGCCTACCACACAGAGCTTTGCCCTTGACCCCAAGTATGCCACCCCCAAGGTCATCCAGGCACAGGGCAAGGACTGCTCCAAGGGACCCTGCATCCTGCCCATCGTGAAGGATGGGCAGAAGGTCAGCAGCACCCACTACTACCTGCTGCCTGAGCGCCCTGCCTACCTGGACAAGTATGAGAAGTTTTTCAAGGAGGCTAAAAGCCCAGAGGAGGTGCCAGCAGCCCGCCAGATCACCACAGCCACTGTCCGTCCCATggtgcagcagccactgccagaCTGCAAGGCCAACTTTTCCTCCAACAACAGCAACCCTGGGTCCAAGTGCCTAGTGAAAGCCTCTTGCAGCCTCCAGAAGATTGTCTATGATGGGCCAGATGTTTGCCGTCCCGCTGACAAGATCCGGCTG GTGCAGGAAATGGTGCATGGTGTGACCACCGACGAGTGCcagacagctctgcagaacCACAGCTGGAACGTCCAACGGGCCATCCAGTACCTGAAG GTGGAGCAGCTTTTCTGCCTGGGGCTGAAGTCCCGTGGAGAGTGTCAGCGAGTACTGGAGATGTTTGACTGGAACCTGGAGCAGGCCAGCTCCCACCTCCTTGATCCCTACAGCACTGCCCGTCCGAA Gtggtga
- the TNK2 gene encoding activated CDC42 kinase 1 isoform X4, translating to MRRFQALHRSFPFLTRFRFYRRLSCSMQAEEGTDWLLELLTELQLQQYFLRIRDELNVTRLSHFEYVKNEDLEKIGMGRPGQRRLWEAVKRRKAMCKRKSWMSKVFSGKRPESELPPQAQSTFRKPPTPPPPEAGGQHSLTCLVRERDLSIFEKLGDGSFGVVRRGEWCTPAGKTLNVAVKCLKTDVLCQPEALDDFIREVNAMHSLDHRNLIRLYGVVLSHPMKMVTELAPLGSLLDRLRKNQGHFLISTLCQYAIQVAKGMAYLESKRFIHRDLAARNILLASNELVKIGDFGLMRALPKNDDHYVMQEHRKVPFAWCAPESLKTRTFSHASDTWMFGVTLWEMFTYGQEPWIGLNGSQILHKIDKEGERLPRPEDCPQDIYNVMLQCWAHKPEDRPTFVALRDFLVEAQPTDMRALQDFEEPDKLHIQMNDIITVIEGRAENYWWRGQNKRTLKVGQFPRNTVTSVAGLSAHDISQPLKNSFIHTGHGDTNPQHCWGFPDKIDELYLGNPMDPPDILGVDPSAARPTQLPGRAKRQPPPRPPQPTVLLTKPCYDPVSEEEEGLPGGLRKLCLKKPGTGKGLRPVKPSARVPGTKVGERQPGRLASEGPAGSEVTLIDFGEEVPQGSPSPVGELTAPSLAKLAMEAFSLLDKTPPQSPTRALPRPLHPTPVVDWDTRPLPPPPAYDDVAQDEDDFEVCSITSPPSRRGKTNYGFVDESERGPVLEDNLFLPPKETKRPSMTQTTELFEELQQECMKRLNVPLGQAAAPDDKPQIPPRVPIPPRPLRRNEPGRWSGDLSPASGGEEDRPPQIPPRDPLSQPTSRTPSPMALQVGSPQQRAALSSCLSTSPGKPMPTTQSFALDPKYATPKVIQAQGKDCSKGPCILPIVKDGQKVSSTHYYLLPERPAYLDKYEKFFKEAKSPEEVPAARQITTATVRPMVQQPLPDCKANFSSNNSNPGSKCLVKASCSLQKIVYDGPDVCRPADKIRLVQEMVHGVTTDECQTALQNHSWNVQRAIQYLKVEQLFCLGLKSRGECQRVLEMFDWNLEQASSHLLDPYSTARPKW from the exons ATGCGACGCTTCCAGGCTTTGCACCGATCTTTCCCCTTCCTCACCCGCTTCCGCTTCTACCGA aggctgagctgtaGCATGCAGGCGGAGGAGGGCACAGActggctgctggagctgctcaccGAGCTTCAGCTGCAGCAGTACTTCCTGCGCATCCGGGACGAGCTCAATGTCACACGCCTCTCCCACTTTGAGTATGTCAAAAATGAGGATCTGGAGAAGATTGGCATGGGACGTCCCG GCCAGCGGCGGCTGTGGGAGGCAGTGAAGCGGAGGAAAGCCATGTGCAAGAGGAAATCTTGGATGAGCAAG GTGTTCAGTGGGAAGCGCCCAGAGTCAGAGCTGCCACCCCAAGCGCAGAGTACCTTCCGCAAGCCCCCCACACCACCACCCCCCGAAGCTGGGGGCCAACACTCCCTCACCTGCCTTGTGCGGGAGCGAGACCTCTCGATCTTTGAGAAGCTGGGCGACGGCTCCTTTGGTGTCGTGCGTCGTGGCGAGTGGTGCACGCCTGCTGGCAAGACG CTGAATGTGGCAGTGAAGTGCCTCAAGACGGatgtgctgtgccagccagaAGCACTGGATGACTTCATCCGAGAGGTGAATGCCATGCACTCGCTGGACCACAGGAACCTCATCCGCCTGTATGGTGTGGTGCTCTCCCACCCCATGAAGATG GTGACAGAGCTGGCCCCGCTGGGCTCCCTCCTGGATCGACTGCGGAAGAATCAGGGCCATTTCCTCATCTCCACTCTCTGCCAGTATGCCATCCAGGTGGCCAAGGGCATGGCCTACCTGGAGTCCAAGCGCTTCATCCACCGTGACCTGGCTGCCCGCAACATCCTGCTGGCCTCCAATGAGCTTGTCAAGATTGGGGACTTCGGGCTGATGCGGGCCCTGCCCAAAAATGATGACCACTACGTGATGCAGGAGCATCGCAAGGTCCCCTTTGCCTG GTGTGCTCCTGAAAGCCTGAAGACACGAACCTTCTCCCATGCCAGCGACACCTGGATGTTTGGAGTGACCCTCTGGGAGATGTTCACTTATGGTCAGGAGCCTTGGATAGGCCTCAATGGCAGCCAG atcCTGCACAAGATAGACAAGGAAGGTGAGCGACTGCCAAGACCTGAGGACTGTCCTCAGGACATCTACAATGtcatgctgcagtgctgggcacacaaGCCTGAGGACCGACCCACCTTCGTGGCCCTGCGGGACTTCTTGGTGGAG GCCCAGCCCACTGACATGAGGGCACTGCAGGACTTTGAAGAGCCCGACAAGCTGCACATCCAGATGAACGACATCATCACGGTCATCGAGGGCAG GGCCGAGAATTACTGGTGGCGGGGTCAGAATAAACGGACCCTAAAAGTGGGCCAATTTCCCCGAAATACGGTGACCTCGGTGGCAGGGCTGTCAGCCCACGACATCAGCCAGCCGCTTAAAAACAGCTTCATCCACACAGGCCATGGAGACACCAaccctcagcactgctggggatTTCCCGATAAAATTGATGA GCTGTACCTGGGAAATCCCATGGACCCTCCTGACATTTTAGGTGTGGACCCAAGTGCTGCCAGACCCACACAGCTCCCAGGCAGGGCTAAAA GGCAGCCACCTCCGCGCCCACCTCAACCTACAGTCCTGCTAACCA AGCCTTGCTACGACCCAgtgagtgaggaggaggagggtctGCCAGGGGGTCTCAGGAAGCTCTGCCTGAAGAAGCCAGGTACAGGGAAGGGTTTGCGACCAGTCAAGCCATCAGCACGGGTACCAGGCACCAAGGTGGGCGAGCGGCAACCCGGAAGACTGGCAAGTGAGGGGCCGGCGGGCAGTGAGGTGACGCTCATAGACTTTGGGGAGGAAGTGCCCCAAGGTAGCCCCTCTCCAGTAGGGGAGCTGACAGCCCCATCATTAGCCAAGCTGGCTATGGAGGCCTTCTCTTTGCTGGACAAGACCCCACCGCAGAGCCCCACTCGGGCTCTACCCCGGCCTCTCCACCCCACTCCGGTAGTGGACTGGGACACCCGCCCCTTGCCCCCACCACCTGCCTATGATGATGTGGCACAGGATGAGGACGACTTTGAGGTCTGCTCCATCACCAGCCCCCCAAGCCGACGGGGCAAGACCAACTATGGCTTTGTAGATGAGAGTGAGCGAGGACCAGTGCTGGAGGACAACCTCTTCCTACCCCCCAAGGAGACCAAACGGCCCAGCATGACGCAGACCACAGAGCTCtttgaggagctgcagcaggagtgcATGAAGAGGCTCAATGTCCCCCTGGgacaggctgctgctcctgatgACAAACCTCAAATCCCACCCCGTGTTCCAATCCCACCTCGGCCCCTTCGCCGCAATGAGCCTGGACGCTGGTCAGGGGACCTTTCACCAGCTTCAGGGGGTGAGGAAGACCGGCCACCCCAGATTCCCCCCCGGGACCCACTATCGCAGCCTACCTCCCGGACACCCAGCCCCATGGCTTTGCAGGTGGGCTCCCCCCAGCAACGtgctgccctctcctcctgcctctccaccTCACCAGGGAAGCCCATGCCTACCACACAGAGCTTTGCCCTTGACCCCAAGTATGCCACCCCCAAGGTCATCCAGGCACAGGGCAAGGACTGCTCCAAGGGACCCTGCATCCTGCCCATCGTGAAGGATGGGCAGAAGGTCAGCAGCACCCACTACTACCTGCTGCCTGAGCGCCCTGCCTACCTGGACAAGTATGAGAAGTTTTTCAAGGAGGCTAAAAGCCCAGAGGAGGTGCCAGCAGCCCGCCAGATCACCACAGCCACTGTCCGTCCCATggtgcagcagccactgccagaCTGCAAGGCCAACTTTTCCTCCAACAACAGCAACCCTGGGTCCAAGTGCCTAGTGAAAGCCTCTTGCAGCCTCCAGAAGATTGTCTATGATGGGCCAGATGTTTGCCGTCCCGCTGACAAGATCCGGCTG GTGCAGGAAATGGTGCATGGTGTGACCACCGACGAGTGCcagacagctctgcagaacCACAGCTGGAACGTCCAACGGGCCATCCAGTACCTGAAG GTGGAGCAGCTTTTCTGCCTGGGGCTGAAGTCCCGTGGAGAGTGTCAGCGAGTACTGGAGATGTTTGACTGGAACCTGGAGCAGGCCAGCTCCCACCTCCTTGATCCCTACAGCACTGCCCGTCCGAA Gtggtga